Proteins encoded within one genomic window of Formosa agariphila KMM 3901:
- a CDS encoding RagB/SusD family nutrient uptake outer membrane protein, producing MGTAKIALALIVAFFFQSCADLDEDPTQSQLAPGQFSSLEDFNLGVTGVYGKLRTAAQWTTFNVFGWAGDDMTTHKALNKAPFREYDQMNVSGDNPRSLSNWNDVFSMIRAVNTVIESAEGMNVTDQDGYNRLLGESYFLRGTLFLHMSRIHGRIPLPLTSVPDFDIALASQEEVYVQIEKDLLLAESLLPEIYPGVEQGAPRPNKGSAQAILSRLYMNWAGFPLKDNAKYTDAASVAKKVIDNHSAHGFELLSDLNNLWKVENRFNKESVWTIAYNNPANLGNRKYGILGYPSDVEGGWSETFAEVRFFEDFPEGPRKEATYRTDLDWKNFKDQVQPVFTKIAGPLGDLPSQWSTDRNDFYMRYAEVLLNYAEASGRSGNNGADAWEALNKIRRRAAGKPHNIPDPSIDVTSGNLAELAFTERKWEFAGEYLRYNDLVRMERVEEALNDSARTPLDPNIPIANPVLGSLSTDNYYAPIPQIEIDLNPNLDPNN from the coding sequence ATGGGTACAGCTAAAATTGCGCTTGCATTAATTGTAGCGTTTTTCTTCCAAAGCTGTGCCGATTTAGATGAAGATCCAACACAGTCACAACTTGCTCCCGGACAATTTTCCTCTTTAGAAGATTTTAACCTGGGGGTAACTGGAGTCTATGGTAAACTACGTACTGCTGCACAATGGACAACTTTTAATGTTTTTGGTTGGGCTGGAGATGACATGACTACACATAAAGCTTTAAATAAAGCGCCATTTAGAGAATATGACCAAATGAATGTTTCTGGAGATAATCCAAGATCATTAAGTAATTGGAATGATGTTTTTTCCATGATTCGCGCAGTAAATACTGTAATAGAAAGTGCAGAAGGCATGAACGTAACAGATCAAGATGGTTATAACAGACTTTTAGGTGAATCTTATTTTTTAAGAGGAACACTGTTTTTACATATGTCAAGAATTCATGGTAGAATTCCCTTACCTTTAACATCTGTACCTGATTTTGATATAGCATTAGCTTCTCAAGAAGAGGTGTATGTACAAATAGAAAAAGACTTATTACTAGCTGAAAGTTTACTTCCTGAAATTTACCCTGGTGTAGAGCAAGGAGCTCCTCGCCCAAACAAAGGAAGCGCTCAGGCTATTTTATCTCGCCTATATATGAATTGGGCTGGATTCCCTTTAAAAGATAATGCAAAATACACTGATGCTGCTAGCGTTGCAAAAAAGGTGATAGATAACCACTCTGCACATGGTTTTGAGTTGTTAAGCGACTTAAATAATTTATGGAAAGTTGAAAATCGTTTTAATAAGGAATCGGTATGGACAATAGCCTATAATAACCCTGCCAATTTAGGAAACAGAAAATATGGTATTTTAGGTTACCCTTCTGATGTTGAAGGAGGTTGGTCTGAAACTTTTGCAGAAGTACGCTTTTTTGAAGACTTTCCTGAAGGTCCTCGAAAAGAAGCTACATATAGAACAGATTTAGATTGGAAAAACTTTAAAGACCAAGTACAGCCTGTATTTACAAAAATTGCAGGACCTCTTGGCGACCTTCCTAGTCAGTGGTCTACAGATAGGAATGATTTTTACATGCGTTATGCAGAAGTGCTTTTAAACTATGCTGAAGCATCTGGAAGATCTGGAAACAACGGTGCTGATGCATGGGAAGCTTTAAATAAAATTAGAAGAAGAGCCGCAGGAAAACCACACAACATACCAGACCCTAGCATAGATGTAACCTCTGGGAATTTAGCAGAATTGGCTTTTACTGAACGAAAATGGGAGTTTGCCGGAGAATATTTACGTTACAATGATTTAGTTAGAATGGAAAGAGTTGAAGAAGCACTTAATGATTCGGCTAGAACACCTTTAGATCCAAATATTCCAATAGCAAACCCTGTGTTAGGCTCCTTATCAACAGATAATTATTATGCACCAATACCACAAATTGAAATTGATTTGAATCCAAATTTAGATCCAAACAACTAA
- a CDS encoding VCBS repeat-containing protein: MNRHKRIINNCLLLSIVTILFSCSDSSKQQKLNSTSNAKELLFSTVTSNESGIDFNNKMIETLDENYYQYMYAYVGGGVAAADFNKDGLVDLFFISNTFDNKLYLNKGNLKFEDITTKSGIEKRTGFDTGVSVADVNQDGYLDIYIVRGGSDAEDNKFANMLYINNGDLTFTEKAEQFGLADANRGIQATFFDYDKDGDLDVYIANTPDMTRKIEVIDLKALQTNSETIAAKGSDKLYQNDGNGHFTDVSITAGILPDLGFGLNPQVGDLNNDGWPDIYVCNDFNMPDFVYLNNKNGTFREGRNETVKHMSFNSMGGDMADINNDGLEDILTLDMNPQDYVRSKTTMGMTSIPMFEQMVASNYHYQYMHNMLQLNNGNGTFSEISQLAGIGNTDWSWSILSADFDLDGYNDIYVTNGVFRDVIDKDKNNEILAILRENKRKPTKEDFLKFAKMLPQQKLVNYFFKNKGDLTFEDTSAKWADTIPTFSNGAVYADLDNDGDLDIVVNNINDNVTLLKNNAIEQNSGNYLQIEFEGPKNNLFGNGVTSSIHLKDKSILTRQLVNSKGFLSSVSNKIHFGLAKDAIIEKLEIVWPDGKTLIIPKVNLNQVLKIAYSDAKIQENIQQNTSTLLTEVSFNYKHIDPYYNDFETQILLPHKLSQTGPAAAKTDLNGDGFDDIYLGGGHTQTGQLLLSQNDGSFKAKTIAAFEADKQFEDVSALFFDADNDGDQDLYVVSGSYEFSKTPKLLQDRLYLNQGNGNFTRANENLPEMISAGSIVTACDYDKDGDLDLFVGGRVIPNKYPYAPTSYLLKNNNGRFSIVTSTTAPDLENIGMITDALWSDMNADGILDLVVTGEWMGIQVFLNQNNKLVKSEAYKSLSETTGWWNKLYITDIDNDGDQDIIAGNLGLNYKFHASTEKPFQIYTKDFDFNGVEDIMLAKYVDDKEVPIRGKGCTAQQMPHLANKIKSYGDFASRDLVGILGEGVKSALHFSVNEFRSGIFRNNGDGNFSFEPFSNQLQKSPINGIIYNDFNNDSNKDLLFVGNNFQSEVETTRADAGIGSLLLRNSDASFKVLSDKNSGFFAPMDTRNMLELKSKLGNLILVINNNSNHQLFKINN; the protein is encoded by the coding sequence ATGAATCGTCATAAAAGAATAATTAATAATTGTTTATTACTATCTATTGTAACAATCTTGTTTTCTTGTTCAGATAGCAGTAAGCAGCAAAAACTAAACTCTACAAGCAACGCTAAAGAGTTACTCTTTTCAACTGTAACGTCTAATGAATCAGGTATTGATTTCAACAATAAAATGATTGAAACCCTTGATGAAAACTATTACCAATATATGTACGCCTATGTTGGAGGAGGTGTTGCTGCTGCAGATTTTAATAAAGATGGTTTAGTCGACCTATTTTTTATCTCCAATACTTTTGATAATAAACTATACTTGAATAAAGGAAATTTAAAGTTTGAAGATATCACAACGAAATCAGGAATTGAAAAAAGAACAGGTTTTGATACGGGCGTTTCTGTAGCCGATGTTAATCAAGATGGTTATTTAGATATTTATATTGTTCGTGGAGGTTCTGATGCTGAGGACAATAAATTTGCTAACATGCTATATATTAACAATGGCGATTTAACGTTTACAGAAAAAGCTGAACAATTTGGTTTAGCCGATGCTAACAGAGGGATTCAGGCAACTTTCTTTGACTATGATAAAGATGGAGACCTTGATGTGTATATCGCCAATACACCTGATATGACTAGAAAAATAGAAGTTATAGATTTAAAAGCGCTTCAAACAAATTCTGAAACAATTGCAGCGAAAGGCAGCGACAAATTGTATCAAAATGATGGAAATGGTCATTTTACAGATGTTTCTATAACAGCAGGAATACTACCCGATTTAGGTTTTGGTTTAAATCCGCAAGTAGGTGATTTAAATAATGACGGTTGGCCAGATATTTACGTGTGTAACGATTTTAACATGCCCGATTTCGTATATCTCAATAATAAAAACGGAACATTTAGAGAAGGTAGAAATGAAACGGTAAAACACATGTCCTTTAATAGTATGGGCGGTGATATGGCCGATATAAATAATGATGGATTAGAAGACATCCTAACTCTAGACATGAATCCTCAGGATTATGTGCGATCTAAAACAACAATGGGAATGACGTCCATCCCTATGTTTGAACAAATGGTTGCTAGTAATTATCATTACCAGTACATGCATAATATGCTACAATTAAATAATGGTAACGGTACATTTAGCGAAATATCTCAACTAGCGGGTATTGGTAATACAGATTGGAGTTGGTCTATACTTTCTGCCGATTTCGATTTAGATGGGTATAACGACATATACGTAACAAATGGTGTCTTTAGAGATGTAATTGATAAAGATAAAAACAATGAAATATTAGCTATTTTAAGAGAAAATAAAAGAAAACCAACAAAAGAAGATTTCCTAAAGTTTGCAAAAATGCTTCCACAACAAAAATTGGTCAACTATTTTTTTAAAAATAAAGGCGACTTAACGTTTGAAGATACTTCTGCAAAATGGGCAGATACTATACCAACATTTTCAAACGGTGCTGTGTATGCCGACTTAGATAATGATGGCGATTTAGATATAGTAGTGAACAATATTAACGACAATGTTACTCTTTTAAAAAACAATGCTATAGAACAAAACTCTGGAAATTATTTACAAATAGAATTCGAAGGACCTAAAAATAATTTGTTCGGAAATGGTGTTACTTCTTCAATTCATTTAAAAGATAAATCTATCTTAACAAGACAATTAGTAAACTCTAAAGGATTTCTTTCATCCGTTTCTAATAAAATTCATTTCGGATTAGCAAAAGATGCCATAATTGAAAAATTAGAAATTGTTTGGCCAGATGGTAAAACACTAATCATTCCTAAAGTTAACCTAAATCAAGTGCTTAAAATTGCATATTCTGATGCTAAAATCCAGGAGAATATTCAACAAAACACCTCTACCCTATTAACTGAAGTTTCTTTTAACTACAAACATATTGACCCGTATTATAACGATTTTGAAACTCAAATTTTATTACCACATAAATTATCTCAAACAGGACCTGCTGCAGCAAAAACAGACCTTAACGGTGATGGCTTTGATGATATTTATTTAGGAGGAGGTCATACTCAAACTGGTCAATTATTATTAAGTCAGAATGATGGTAGTTTTAAAGCAAAAACAATTGCTGCGTTTGAAGCCGATAAGCAATTTGAAGATGTGAGTGCCTTATTTTTTGATGCGGATAATGACGGTGATCAAGATTTATATGTCGTTAGCGGAAGTTACGAATTTTCTAAAACGCCTAAATTATTACAAGATCGATTATATCTAAACCAGGGTAACGGAAACTTTACAAGAGCTAATGAAAATTTACCCGAAATGATTTCTGCTGGATCTATTGTAACAGCATGCGATTATGATAAAGATGGTGATCTTGATTTATTTGTTGGGGGTCGCGTTATCCCAAATAAATATCCTTATGCCCCTACTAGTTATTTACTAAAGAATAACAATGGTAGGTTTAGTATTGTAACAAGTACGACAGCTCCTGATTTAGAAAACATTGGTATGATTACAGATGCTCTTTGGAGTGATATGAATGCAGATGGCATATTAGACTTAGTTGTTACAGGGGAATGGATGGGGATTCAAGTATTTTTAAATCAAAATAATAAATTAGTAAAAAGTGAAGCTTATAAATCACTTTCGGAAACTACAGGTTGGTGGAATAAACTATATATTACTGATATTGACAATGACGGTGATCAAGACATAATCGCTGGAAATCTTGGATTAAATTATAAGTTTCATGCAAGTACAGAAAAACCATTTCAAATTTATACTAAAGATTTCGATTTTAACGGTGTAGAAGATATCATGCTAGCCAAATATGTAGATGACAAGGAAGTTCCTATTCGAGGTAAAGGCTGTACTGCTCAACAAATGCCACATTTGGCAAATAAAATAAAATCGTATGGAGACTTTGCCAGTAGAGATTTAGTTGGAATTTTAGGTGAAGGTGTTAAAAGTGCACTTCACTTTTCTGTAAATGAATTCCGATCTGGAATATTCAGAAATAATGGAGATGGCAATTTTAGTTTCGAACCTTTTTCTAACCAACTACAGAAATCGCCAATCAACGGAATTATATATAATGATTTTAATAATGACAGTAACAAGGATTTATTATTTGTTGGAAACAATTTCCAGTCTGAAGTAGAAACTACAAGAGCTGATGCTGGAATTGGATCATTATTATTAAGGAATTCTGATGCTAGCTTTAAAGTCTTATCCGATAAAAATTCTGGATTTTTTGCTCCAATGGATACTAGAAATATGCTAGAATTAAAAAGTAAATTAGGCAACTTAATATTAGTTATAAATAATAACAGCAACCACCAATTATTTAAAATAAATAATTAG
- a CDS encoding thioredoxin domain-containing protein: MKYLLSVFLLLQLFFACSNKSDSSKEVYTHTNDLIKETSPYLLQHAHNPVDWKAWNPETLELAKKENKLIVISVGYSACHWCHVMEKESFENDSVAKIMNANFINIKVDREERPDVDQVYMQAVQLLTGSGGWPLNCIALPDGRPIFGGTYFEKDQWIKILKDVSDLYNKDPDKAISYAEQLTKGVKEIDLITLNETPKVFNQQDLSNSIDAWKSQFDTVYGGAIGTEKFPLPNNLSFLWRYGIQNNDIEVQNHVTHTLTKMAYGGIYDQIGGGFSRYTVDESWHIPHFEKMLYDNAQLVSLYANAYVVTKNELYKKIVVETLQCIERDFLDESGAFYSALDADSENEKGELEEGAFYVWNEAELKAELGDDFEIFKTYYNINFNGLWENDNYVFYRTKSDEEVAEIANLTEIELQEKLKRWKAQLLKLRNKRKSPRIDDKALTSWNALMLKAYTDAYRVFKNPHYLEMALKNATFIKETQFRDDGGLNRVYINEASSINGYAEDYAVTIEAFISLYQVTLNEKWLSSAKDLMTYTINHFYDETTGMFYFTSDLDASLISRKMETVDGVIPSSNAVLAQNLFKLSLYYYNDDYEKKAKQMLNNVYKDVLEHPSSYSKWLDLMSNYTNPFYEIAVSGSAAKQKISEFGKFYIPNVIFSGATSDSKLPLLEYKFVTDETYIYVCTKGSCKAPKTEVSEAIQVVEYSLSKFNN; this comes from the coding sequence GTGAAATATCTTTTAAGTGTTTTTCTGTTACTTCAATTATTTTTTGCGTGTTCAAATAAAAGTGATTCTTCTAAAGAAGTTTATACGCATACCAATGACCTTATTAAAGAAACAAGCCCATATTTATTGCAACATGCACATAATCCTGTAGATTGGAAAGCATGGAATCCTGAAACTTTAGAATTAGCAAAAAAAGAAAATAAATTAATAGTTATTTCTGTAGGCTATTCAGCTTGCCATTGGTGTCATGTTATGGAGAAAGAGAGTTTTGAAAATGATTCCGTAGCCAAAATCATGAATGCTAATTTTATTAATATAAAAGTAGATCGAGAAGAGCGGCCAGATGTGGATCAAGTCTACATGCAAGCAGTACAGTTATTAACAGGTAGTGGAGGTTGGCCATTAAATTGTATCGCGCTTCCAGATGGTCGTCCAATTTTTGGAGGAACTTATTTTGAGAAAGACCAGTGGATTAAAATTTTAAAAGATGTCTCAGATTTATATAATAAAGATCCTGATAAGGCAATCTCATATGCAGAACAACTTACAAAAGGCGTAAAAGAAATTGATTTAATTACTTTAAACGAAACTCCAAAAGTCTTTAACCAACAGGATCTTTCTAATTCTATAGATGCTTGGAAGAGTCAGTTTGATACAGTTTATGGTGGTGCAATAGGGACTGAAAAATTTCCGTTGCCAAATAATTTAAGTTTTTTATGGCGATATGGTATTCAAAATAATGATATAGAGGTTCAAAATCATGTAACTCATACCTTAACTAAAATGGCCTATGGTGGAATCTACGATCAAATAGGTGGCGGATTCTCTAGATATACAGTAGATGAATCTTGGCATATTCCACATTTTGAAAAAATGCTTTATGATAATGCTCAATTAGTGAGTTTGTATGCTAATGCTTATGTAGTAACTAAAAATGAACTTTATAAAAAAATAGTTGTTGAAACGCTACAATGTATAGAGCGTGATTTTTTAGATGAATCTGGAGCATTTTATTCTGCATTAGATGCCGATAGTGAAAATGAAAAAGGTGAATTAGAAGAAGGCGCTTTTTATGTTTGGAATGAAGCCGAGTTAAAGGCTGAATTGGGTGATGATTTTGAAATCTTTAAAACATATTATAATATTAATTTTAATGGCCTTTGGGAAAATGATAATTATGTGTTTTATCGCACTAAGTCTGATGAAGAGGTCGCTGAAATAGCAAATTTAACCGAAATAGAACTGCAAGAAAAGCTTAAAAGATGGAAGGCTCAACTTTTAAAACTAAGAAATAAACGTAAATCGCCACGTATAGATGATAAAGCATTAACGAGTTGGAATGCTTTAATGTTAAAAGCTTACACAGACGCGTATCGTGTGTTTAAGAACCCACATTATTTAGAAATGGCACTTAAAAATGCTACGTTTATTAAAGAAACACAGTTTCGTGATGATGGCGGATTGAATAGAGTTTATATTAATGAAGCGAGTTCTATAAATGGTTATGCTGAAGATTATGCGGTAACCATTGAGGCATTTATTAGTTTATATCAAGTTACTTTAAATGAAAAGTGGTTGTCATCAGCAAAGGATTTAATGACCTATACTATTAATCATTTTTATGATGAAACCACAGGGATGTTTTATTTCACATCTGATTTAGATGCATCGTTAATTTCAAGAAAAATGGAAACTGTAGATGGTGTTATACCTTCCTCGAATGCGGTTCTTGCTCAGAATTTATTTAAATTAAGTTTATATTATTATAATGATGATTACGAAAAAAAAGCAAAACAAATGCTTAATAACGTTTATAAAGATGTGTTAGAACATCCGTCAAGTTATAGTAAATGGTTAGATTTAATGAGCAATTATACAAACCCATTTTATGAGATTGCTGTATCTGGAAGTGCTGCTAAACAGAAGATTTCAGAATTTGGAAAATTTTATATTCCAAATGTGATATTTTCGGGAGCCACCTCAGATAGTAAATTACCTTTGTTAGAATACAAATTTGTCACAGACGAAACTTATATTTATGTATGTACCAAAGGAAGTTGTAAAGCCCCAAAAACAGAGGTTTCAGAAGCTATTCAAGTTGTAGAATATTCCTTAAGTAAGTTTAATAATTAA
- a CDS encoding helix-turn-helix domain-containing protein has translation MKDYLQLLKLRLLNIGYDKLDDNWNFDNVISPFSRMYFITKGNAKVYHNNQVFYLKPGYMYLIPSYTYSRYKCDLYHEQFYISFLEAVANNLSVYNLNSFHYEIKASQNDLKRFERLLEINTDRTLINNDPKVYDNKPVLMEFNKKNEALTTKQYLETRGILLVLFSKFINNSNSEGKLITNKHMRNTMIYISENLHEKLTVEDLAAYCYLSKDHFSRSFKQCFGVRPIKYIQSRRVQRAQLLLLTTSDSLKEISEKVGLENLSYFIKIFKKNTGKTPTEFRNEKLHV, from the coding sequence ATGAAAGATTATTTACAGCTTTTAAAACTACGTTTATTAAATATTGGTTATGATAAACTGGACGATAATTGGAATTTTGATAATGTAATAAGCCCTTTTTCTAGAATGTATTTTATTACTAAGGGAAATGCGAAAGTTTACCACAATAACCAAGTGTTTTACCTTAAGCCTGGTTATATGTACCTAATTCCAAGTTACACATACAGTAGGTATAAATGTGATTTGTATCATGAACAATTCTATATTAGTTTTTTAGAAGCAGTAGCTAATAATTTGTCGGTATATAATTTAAATAGTTTTCATTATGAAATTAAAGCATCTCAAAACGATTTAAAACGATTTGAGCGTTTATTAGAAATAAATACAGATAGAACACTTATTAATAATGACCCAAAAGTCTATGACAATAAGCCTGTACTTATGGAATTTAATAAAAAAAATGAAGCGCTAACTACAAAGCAATATCTAGAAACTAGAGGAATTTTATTAGTCTTATTTTCAAAGTTTATTAATAACTCTAATAGTGAAGGAAAATTAATAACGAATAAACATATGCGAAACACAATGATTTATATTTCTGAAAATTTACACGAAAAATTAACGGTAGAAGACTTGGCCGCATATTGTTACTTAAGTAAGGATCATTTTTCAAGAAGTTTTAAACAATGTTTTGGTGTTCGCCCCATTAAATATATTCAATCTAGGCGTGTACAAAGAGCACAATTACTATTATTAACTACTTCAGATTCTTTAAAAGAAATATCAGAAAAAGTGGGTTTAGAAAACCTGTCTTATTTTATTAAAATATTTAAAAAGAATACAGGTAAAACGCCTACTGAATTTAGAAATGAAAAATTACACGTTTAA
- a CDS encoding helix-turn-helix domain-containing protein yields the protein MNSLIEGVKIGLLHVGYAKIRRYSYYENVVSPFSRLIYVKRGCAEVCHTNQIFVLKSGSLYLIPSYVYNNFKCEEDYEHYYIDFFEEIKYGLSIYNFKDFIYEVEAIASDKEYFERLLEINPKIAIVDTEPKFYTNQLFFKTSNTDDNVFFKNQYIETNGIISILLSRFIKNTSGLSEKETIEGDLNSIIIYIAKNLDKEITVEGLATYCSLNTDYFSRIFNKRFHTRPSKYIQQKRIERAQVLLLTTHDTLKQIAVKVGFQDIAHFSKTFKKITGNSPGKYRKNYITI from the coding sequence ATGAATTCTCTTATTGAAGGTGTGAAAATTGGATTATTGCATGTTGGTTATGCAAAAATAAGACGATATTCGTATTATGAGAATGTTGTGAGTCCGTTTAGTAGATTGATTTATGTGAAAAGGGGGTGTGCTGAGGTTTGTCATACAAATCAGATATTTGTTTTAAAATCTGGGTCTTTGTATTTAATACCAAGTTATGTTTATAATAATTTTAAATGCGAAGAGGATTATGAGCACTATTATATAGATTTTTTTGAAGAAATTAAATACGGTTTGTCTATATATAATTTTAAAGATTTTATTTATGAAGTTGAAGCAATCGCAAGTGATAAAGAGTATTTTGAGCGTTTACTAGAGATAAATCCTAAAATTGCAATTGTTGATACTGAACCAAAATTTTATACAAATCAATTATTCTTTAAGACAAGTAACACTGATGACAATGTTTTTTTTAAAAATCAATATATAGAGACTAATGGGATTATTTCAATTCTTCTTTCTAGGTTTATTAAAAATACATCAGGGTTAAGTGAAAAAGAAACTATAGAGGGGGACTTAAACAGTATAATTATTTATATAGCTAAAAACTTAGATAAAGAAATAACAGTAGAAGGATTAGCAACTTATTGTTCTTTAAATACGGACTATTTTTCTAGAATTTTTAATAAAAGGTTTCATACTAGACCTAGTAAATACATTCAACAGAAACGAATTGAAAGAGCTCAGGTATTGTTATTAACTACACATGATACTTTAAAGCAAATAGCAGTTAAAGTGGGGTTTCAAGACATAGCGCATTTTTCAAAAACATTTAAAAAAATAACAGGTAATTCGCCTGGTAAATACAGGAAAAATTATATCACTATTTAA